A genomic region of Magnolia sinica isolate HGM2019 chromosome 6, MsV1, whole genome shotgun sequence contains the following coding sequences:
- the LOC131248661 gene encoding ribosome-binding factor PSRP1, chloroplastic, producing the protein MAMVVLPSCSSCSSSSSLHSFNTKTPISFSSSNPTISSLHSHFLNPSFSLSLSPSQPKPKHSSPNILTVRMSWDGALSSVRLIVQGKNLELTDAVKRHIEDKLGKAVQKHSQLVREVDVRLSVRGGEIGKGPKLRRCEVTLFTKKHGVVRAEEDAETLYGSIDLVSSIIQRKLRKIKEKDSDHGRHMKGFNRLKVRDPDPVALAVEEDENLDLVPQEGDRDVINEIVRTKYFDMPPLSVNEALEQLENVDHDFYGFRNEETGEINIVYKRKDGGYGIIIPKGNGKVEKIEKPVVDPAKEPFLAE; encoded by the exons ATGGCTATGGTCGTTCTGCCCTCCtgctcgtcctgctcttcttcttcttctctacacTCCTTCAACACCAAAACTCCTATCTCCTTCTCCTCTTCAAACCCTACCATCTCATCTCTACATTCCCATTTCCTCAACCCTTccttttccctctccctctctccttctcaacccaaacccaaacattCCTCTCCCAACATCCTCACCGTCCGCATGTCCTGGGATGGCGCTCTCTCCTCCGTCCGATTGATAGTCCAAGGCAAAAATCTCGAG CTCACGGATGCAGTAAAACGCCACATCGAAGATAAGCTCGGGAAGGCCGTACAGAAGCACAGCCAACTCGTCAGAGAAGTAGACGTCCGGCTGTCCGTCCGCGGCGGTGAGATCGGGAAAGGCCCGAAGCTCCGCAGGTGCGAG GTGACGCTGTTCACGAAGAAGCATGGAGTGGTACGGGCAGAGGAAGATGCAGAGACGCTTTATGGAAGCATAGATCTTGTGTCATCGATTATACAGAGGAAATTGAGGAAGATAAAGGAGAAGGATTCTGATCATGGACGGCACATGAAAGGGTTTAACCGGTTGAAGGTCCGGGATCCAGATCCAGTGGCTCTTGCAGTAGAGGAGGATGAGAATCTTGATTTGGTTCCTCAAGAAGGGGACAGAGACGTCATTAATGAG ATTGTTCGCACCAAGTATTTTGACATGCCGCCATTGAGTGTCAATGAAGCCCTAGAGCAGTTGGAGAATGTTGATCATGACTTCTATGGCTTTCGAAACGAAGAAACTG GCGAGATTAATATTGTGTACAAGCGGAAAGATGGGGGGTATGGGATAATAATCCCTAAAGGCAACGGCAAAGTGGAGAAGATTGAAAAACCGGTGGTGGATCCAGCAAAAGAACCTTTTCTTGCAGAGTAG
- the LOC131248663 gene encoding ER membrane protein complex subunit 8/9 homolog has protein sequence MGGQDCFKYEVRQTAYIKLVLHALNHKTSSVNGILLGRLLDDRNTVEIADAVPLSHSQIGLLPTLEIALTLIEEHFAVEGLSIVGYYHANERYEDHELGSIARKIGDHIFRYFPQAALLLLDNRKLEALPKGSDRNPVVQLYTRDASKTWRQAGSDASSSQLALKEPSANIVLLDYISTEKWRQIVDFDDHLEDISKDWLNSDLFN, from the exons ATGGGCGGCCAGGATTGCTTCAAATACGAGGTCCGCCAGACCGCCTACATCAAGCTCGTCCTCCATGCCCTCAACCACAAGACCTCCTCCGTCAACGGCATTCTCCTCGGCCGTCTCCTCGACGATCGGAACACCGTCGAGATCGCTGATGCTGTTCCCCTTTCTCACTCTCAGATCGGACTCCTCCCCACCCTCGAAATCGCCCTAACCCTG ATAGAGGAACACTTTGCGGTTGAAGGTTTGAGCATCGTCGGGTATTACCATGCAAATGAGAGATATGAGGATCACGAGCTTGGAAGCATCGCGAGGAAGATCGGTGATCATATCTTCCGATACTTCCCCCAGGCTGCTTTGCTTTTG TTGGATAACAGGAAGCTTGAAGCCTTGCCGAAAGGGAGTGATCGGAATCCTGTTGTACAG CTATATACAagggatgcatctaaaacttggcgTCAAGCTGGATCAGATGCAAGTAGCAGTCAGTTGGCACTGAAAGAACCATCCGCAAATATAGTCTTGTTGGATTACATTTCAACTGAGAAATGGCGACAGATAGTGGATTTTGATGACCATCTCGAGGACATCAGCAA ggACTGGTTGAACTCGGATCTATTCAATTAG